Proteins encoded together in one Pseudomonas arsenicoxydans window:
- a CDS encoding LysE family translocator has protein sequence MSLIISMATFALVASITPGPVNIVALSSGAQFGFRASQRHVAGATLGFVLLLVLMGLGLHEVLLLWPAMTQVMQLAGVAFLLFMAWKLAADDGRIDAKESHRAPSMLYGAVMQWLNPKAWLACVAGMGAFVANGEARLVWQFAAVYLVICYVSVGCWVYAGTFLRGYLNNPAGMRLFNRSMAILLALCAGYLLLP, from the coding sequence ATGAGTCTGATTATTTCCATGGCCACATTTGCGCTGGTGGCTTCGATTACGCCTGGACCGGTAAACATTGTCGCGCTGAGCTCGGGGGCGCAGTTCGGTTTTCGCGCCAGTCAACGGCACGTCGCCGGGGCCACGTTGGGGTTTGTTCTGTTACTGGTGTTGATGGGGCTGGGACTGCATGAGGTGTTGCTCCTTTGGCCGGCAATGACTCAGGTGATGCAACTGGCCGGCGTGGCGTTCCTGTTGTTCATGGCCTGGAAACTGGCGGCGGACGATGGTCGTATCGATGCGAAAGAGTCGCACCGGGCACCGTCAATGCTGTACGGCGCGGTAATGCAGTGGCTCAACCCGAAAGCCTGGCTGGCCTGCGTGGCGGGCATGGGCGCGTTCGTCGCGAACGGCGAGGCGCGGCTGGTCTGGCAGTTTGCGGCGGTGTATCTGGTGATTTGCTACGTGTCGGTGGGGTGTTGGGTGTATGCCGGTACATTCCTGCGGGGTTACCTCAATAACCCTGCAGGGATGCGATTGTTCAACCGGAGTATGGCAATCCTGCTGGCGCTTTGTGCGGGCTACCTGCTA